In a single window of the Rhineura floridana isolate rRhiFlo1 chromosome 3, rRhiFlo1.hap2, whole genome shotgun sequence genome:
- the KANSL2 gene encoding KAT8 regulatory NSL complex subunit 2 isoform X2 has protein sequence MNRIRIHVLPSSRGRLTPVPRPQEALSCAFAHRPCSQPRLEGHEFCIKHILEDRNAPFKQCNYISAKNGKRCPNAAPKPEKKDGVSFCAEHARRNALALQAQMKKSNPSPVRESLLCQLSSYAKTELGSQTAESSRSEASRILDEDSWSDGEQEPLTVDQTWRGDPDSEADSIDSDQEDPLKHAGVYTAEEVALIMREKLIRLQSLYIDQFKRLQHLLKEKKRRYLHSRKVEHETIGSSLLTGPEGLLAKECENLKRLKYLRRYRQRYGVEALLHRQLKERRMLATEGAAQQAHTTRSSQRCLAFVDDVRCSNQSLPMTRHCLTHICQDTNQLLFKLCQGSEEAPCNKPVAVSLSEDPCCPLHLQLPPQMYVPEQVLSVPEELEAASMDLYLSAAELRPTESLPLEFSDNLDVVGDGMQCPPSPLLSDPSALENQLNKNVAEALINVQSCEESVQQGFQNQAAQSGREGFSRQTVSPASELPREPPLQNIQHLVTSGPGLEEGIKEEPATNGSSEVPPGC, from the exons ATGAACAGAATTCGCATCCACGTTTTGCCTTCAAGTCGGGGACGACTTACCCCCGTGCCAAGACCACAAGAGGCCTTATCATGTGCCTTTGCTCACCGTCCATGTTCCCAGCCTCGTTTGGAAGGACACGAGTTCTGTATTAAGCACATTCTTGAAGACAGGAATGCACCTTTTAAGCAGTGCAACTACATTTCCGCTAAGAATGGAAAGAGATGTCCAAATGCAGCTCCTAAgcctgagaagaaggatgg TGTGTCATTCTGTGCTGAACATGCTCGCAGAAATGCCCTGGCATTGCAGGCTCAGATGAAGAAGTCCAACCCTAGCCCAGTGCGAGAGTCCCTCCTCTGTCAACTGAGCTCCTACGCCAAGACAGAATTGGGCTCCCAGACTGCTGAGAGTAGCCGCAGCGAGGCTAGCAGAATACTGG atgaGGATAGCTGGAGTGATGGAGAACAGGAGCCACTAACTGTAGATCAGACATGGAGAGGAGACCCTGACAGTGAAGCAGATAGCATTGACAGTGACCAGGAGGACCCCCTTAA GCATGCTGGTGTGTACACTGCTGAGGAAGTGGCACTGATCATGCGAGAAAAACTGATTCGGCTGCAGTCTCTATATATCGATCAGTTCAAACGGCTTCAACATCTCCTGAAAGAGAAGAAACGACGATACTTGCACAGCCGCAAAGTGGAACATGAAACTATAG GTAGCAGCCTCCTGACAGGCCCAGAGGGGCTTCTGGCTAAAGAATGTGAAAATTTGAAGCGGCTAAAATACTTGAGACGATATCGGCAGCGCTATGGTGTGGAAGCTCTTCTACACCGGCAGCTGAAGGAACGCAGAATGCTGGCCACTGAGGGTGCTGCCCAGCAG GCACACACCACCCGTTCTAGCCAGAGGTGTTTGGCCTTTGTGGATGATGTTCGATGTTCCAACCAGTCTCTGCCAATGACAAGACACTGCCTTACTC ATATTTGCCAGGATACCAATCAGCTTCTCTTTAAGCTGTGCCAAGGGTCAGAAGAAGCACCCTGCAACAAGCCAGTGGCTGTAAGCCTTTCTGAAGATCCCTGCTGCCCACTCCATCTCCAGCTGCCACCTCAGATGTATGTTCCTGAACAGGTACTGTCTGTTCCCGAGGAGCTGGAAGCTGCGTCCATGGATCTGTACTTGAGCGCAGCTGAACTCCGGCCCACAGAGAGCTTGCCGCTGGAGTTCAGTGAT AACTTGGATGTTGTTGGGGATGGCATGCAGTGCCCCCCTTCCCCTCTGCTCTCTGATCCTTCTGCCCTTGAAAATCAGTTGAACAAAAATGTTGCTGAAGCCCTCATAAATGTGCAGTCATGTGAAGAGTCTGTTCAACAAGGATTTCAGAACCAGGCAGCACAATCAGGCCGAGAGGGCTTTTCCAGACAAACTGTATCTCCTGCTTCAGAGTTGCCACGAGAGCCACCCTTACAG AATATACAGCATCTAGTGACAAGTGGACCTGGGCTGGAGGAGGGTATAAAGGAAGAACCTGCAACCAATGGAAGTTCAGAGGTCCCACCTGGATGCTGA
- the KANSL2 gene encoding KAT8 regulatory NSL complex subunit 2 isoform X1: MLIADAGMNRIRIHVLPSSRGRLTPVPRPQEALSCAFAHRPCSQPRLEGHEFCIKHILEDRNAPFKQCNYISAKNGKRCPNAAPKPEKKDGVSFCAEHARRNALALQAQMKKSNPSPVRESLLCQLSSYAKTELGSQTAESSRSEASRILDEDSWSDGEQEPLTVDQTWRGDPDSEADSIDSDQEDPLKHAGVYTAEEVALIMREKLIRLQSLYIDQFKRLQHLLKEKKRRYLHSRKVEHETIGSSLLTGPEGLLAKECENLKRLKYLRRYRQRYGVEALLHRQLKERRMLATEGAAQQAHTTRSSQRCLAFVDDVRCSNQSLPMTRHCLTHICQDTNQLLFKLCQGSEEAPCNKPVAVSLSEDPCCPLHLQLPPQMYVPEQVLSVPEELEAASMDLYLSAAELRPTESLPLEFSDNLDVVGDGMQCPPSPLLSDPSALENQLNKNVAEALINVQSCEESVQQGFQNQAAQSGREGFSRQTVSPASELPREPPLQNIQHLVTSGPGLEEGIKEEPATNGSSEVPPGC; the protein is encoded by the exons ATGCTCATTGCAGACGCTGGCATGAACAGAATTCGCATCCACGTTTTGCCTTCAAGTCGGGGACGACTTACCCCCGTGCCAAGACCACAAGAGGCCTTATCATGTGCCTTTGCTCACCGTCCATGTTCCCAGCCTCGTTTGGAAGGACACGAGTTCTGTATTAAGCACATTCTTGAAGACAGGAATGCACCTTTTAAGCAGTGCAACTACATTTCCGCTAAGAATGGAAAGAGATGTCCAAATGCAGCTCCTAAgcctgagaagaaggatgg TGTGTCATTCTGTGCTGAACATGCTCGCAGAAATGCCCTGGCATTGCAGGCTCAGATGAAGAAGTCCAACCCTAGCCCAGTGCGAGAGTCCCTCCTCTGTCAACTGAGCTCCTACGCCAAGACAGAATTGGGCTCCCAGACTGCTGAGAGTAGCCGCAGCGAGGCTAGCAGAATACTGG atgaGGATAGCTGGAGTGATGGAGAACAGGAGCCACTAACTGTAGATCAGACATGGAGAGGAGACCCTGACAGTGAAGCAGATAGCATTGACAGTGACCAGGAGGACCCCCTTAA GCATGCTGGTGTGTACACTGCTGAGGAAGTGGCACTGATCATGCGAGAAAAACTGATTCGGCTGCAGTCTCTATATATCGATCAGTTCAAACGGCTTCAACATCTCCTGAAAGAGAAGAAACGACGATACTTGCACAGCCGCAAAGTGGAACATGAAACTATAG GTAGCAGCCTCCTGACAGGCCCAGAGGGGCTTCTGGCTAAAGAATGTGAAAATTTGAAGCGGCTAAAATACTTGAGACGATATCGGCAGCGCTATGGTGTGGAAGCTCTTCTACACCGGCAGCTGAAGGAACGCAGAATGCTGGCCACTGAGGGTGCTGCCCAGCAG GCACACACCACCCGTTCTAGCCAGAGGTGTTTGGCCTTTGTGGATGATGTTCGATGTTCCAACCAGTCTCTGCCAATGACAAGACACTGCCTTACTC ATATTTGCCAGGATACCAATCAGCTTCTCTTTAAGCTGTGCCAAGGGTCAGAAGAAGCACCCTGCAACAAGCCAGTGGCTGTAAGCCTTTCTGAAGATCCCTGCTGCCCACTCCATCTCCAGCTGCCACCTCAGATGTATGTTCCTGAACAGGTACTGTCTGTTCCCGAGGAGCTGGAAGCTGCGTCCATGGATCTGTACTTGAGCGCAGCTGAACTCCGGCCCACAGAGAGCTTGCCGCTGGAGTTCAGTGAT AACTTGGATGTTGTTGGGGATGGCATGCAGTGCCCCCCTTCCCCTCTGCTCTCTGATCCTTCTGCCCTTGAAAATCAGTTGAACAAAAATGTTGCTGAAGCCCTCATAAATGTGCAGTCATGTGAAGAGTCTGTTCAACAAGGATTTCAGAACCAGGCAGCACAATCAGGCCGAGAGGGCTTTTCCAGACAAACTGTATCTCCTGCTTCAGAGTTGCCACGAGAGCCACCCTTACAG AATATACAGCATCTAGTGACAAGTGGACCTGGGCTGGAGGAGGGTATAAAGGAAGAACCTGCAACCAATGGAAGTTCAGAGGTCCCACCTGGATGCTGA
- the KANSL2 gene encoding KAT8 regulatory NSL complex subunit 2 isoform X3: protein MNRIRIHVLPSSRGRLTPVPRPQEALSCAFAHRPCSQPRLEGHEFCIKHILEDRNAPFKQCNYISAKNGKRCPNAAPKPEKKDGVSFCAEHARRNALALQAQMKKSNPSPVRESLLCQLSSYAKTELGSQTAESSRSEASRILDEDSWSDGEQEPLTVDQTWRGDPDSEADSIDSDQEDPLKHAGVYTAEEVALIMREKLIRLQSLYIDQFKRLQHLLKEKKRRYLHSRKVEHETIGSSLLTGPEGLLAKECENLKRLKYLRRYRQRYGVEALLHRQLKERRMLATEGAAQQAHTTRSSQRCLAFVDDVRCSNQSLPMTRHCLTHICQDTNQLLFKLCQGSEEAPCNKPVAVSLSEDPCCPLHLQLPPQMYVPEQNLDVVGDGMQCPPSPLLSDPSALENQLNKNVAEALINVQSCEESVQQGFQNQAAQSGREGFSRQTVSPASELPREPPLQNIQHLVTSGPGLEEGIKEEPATNGSSEVPPGC, encoded by the exons ATGAACAGAATTCGCATCCACGTTTTGCCTTCAAGTCGGGGACGACTTACCCCCGTGCCAAGACCACAAGAGGCCTTATCATGTGCCTTTGCTCACCGTCCATGTTCCCAGCCTCGTTTGGAAGGACACGAGTTCTGTATTAAGCACATTCTTGAAGACAGGAATGCACCTTTTAAGCAGTGCAACTACATTTCCGCTAAGAATGGAAAGAGATGTCCAAATGCAGCTCCTAAgcctgagaagaaggatgg TGTGTCATTCTGTGCTGAACATGCTCGCAGAAATGCCCTGGCATTGCAGGCTCAGATGAAGAAGTCCAACCCTAGCCCAGTGCGAGAGTCCCTCCTCTGTCAACTGAGCTCCTACGCCAAGACAGAATTGGGCTCCCAGACTGCTGAGAGTAGCCGCAGCGAGGCTAGCAGAATACTGG atgaGGATAGCTGGAGTGATGGAGAACAGGAGCCACTAACTGTAGATCAGACATGGAGAGGAGACCCTGACAGTGAAGCAGATAGCATTGACAGTGACCAGGAGGACCCCCTTAA GCATGCTGGTGTGTACACTGCTGAGGAAGTGGCACTGATCATGCGAGAAAAACTGATTCGGCTGCAGTCTCTATATATCGATCAGTTCAAACGGCTTCAACATCTCCTGAAAGAGAAGAAACGACGATACTTGCACAGCCGCAAAGTGGAACATGAAACTATAG GTAGCAGCCTCCTGACAGGCCCAGAGGGGCTTCTGGCTAAAGAATGTGAAAATTTGAAGCGGCTAAAATACTTGAGACGATATCGGCAGCGCTATGGTGTGGAAGCTCTTCTACACCGGCAGCTGAAGGAACGCAGAATGCTGGCCACTGAGGGTGCTGCCCAGCAG GCACACACCACCCGTTCTAGCCAGAGGTGTTTGGCCTTTGTGGATGATGTTCGATGTTCCAACCAGTCTCTGCCAATGACAAGACACTGCCTTACTC ATATTTGCCAGGATACCAATCAGCTTCTCTTTAAGCTGTGCCAAGGGTCAGAAGAAGCACCCTGCAACAAGCCAGTGGCTGTAAGCCTTTCTGAAGATCCCTGCTGCCCACTCCATCTCCAGCTGCCACCTCAGATGTATGTTCCTGAACAG AACTTGGATGTTGTTGGGGATGGCATGCAGTGCCCCCCTTCCCCTCTGCTCTCTGATCCTTCTGCCCTTGAAAATCAGTTGAACAAAAATGTTGCTGAAGCCCTCATAAATGTGCAGTCATGTGAAGAGTCTGTTCAACAAGGATTTCAGAACCAGGCAGCACAATCAGGCCGAGAGGGCTTTTCCAGACAAACTGTATCTCCTGCTTCAGAGTTGCCACGAGAGCCACCCTTACAG AATATACAGCATCTAGTGACAAGTGGACCTGGGCTGGAGGAGGGTATAAAGGAAGAACCTGCAACCAATGGAAGTTCAGAGGTCCCACCTGGATGCTGA